One Xiphophorus maculatus strain JP 163 A chromosome 9, X_maculatus-5.0-male, whole genome shotgun sequence DNA segment encodes these proteins:
- the LOC102228512 gene encoding transmembrane protein 59, translated as MLRFGGSMRGWFPALLSVLLSGLAAATSSDLFDNQLGDINYCKKQCQLTIKNKSPAKDSIMNACHRGCRLYSICQFVNGDAGFNTSKEECQGACQEAYIKLLEQEACSTGCASQPSEPEIMRRKLRAMTLRPKPPSVMEAVSSWCNDIVSSAQSFISSTWTFYLQADDGKVVVFQSQPEMEYSMPELQAPRSSVADKPWPQVHSHTQRPHGVKGRGEKGAGKSAIKGKHPIQHADDAAADHDFLGCMSRRSGLPRWILAACLSLSIMVMLWLSCASLVTAPEQHIKTQLSINGDKEFMEHVHKVNPFHLSSMIAVSVKQSEETQEAGPLPVKVDLNKTCI; from the exons ATGCTCCGGTTCGGCGGCAGCATGCGCGGCTGGTTCCCCGCCCTGCTCTCGGTTCTTCTCTCCGGGCTCGCTGCCGCGACGTCCTCGGATCTGTTTGACAACCAGCTGGGTGACATCAATTACTGCAAAAAGCAATGCCAGCTTaccatcaaaaacaaaagcccCGCTAAA GACTCCATAATGAACGCCTGTCACCGCGGCTGCCGCCTCTATTCCATCTGCCAGTTTGTCAATGGGGACGCCGGCTTTAATACCAGCAAGGAGGAGTGTCAGGGAG CCTGCCAGGAGGCATACATCAAGCTGCTGGAGCAGGAGGCCTGCAGCACCGGCTGTGCCAGCCAACCCTCTGAACCTGAGATCATGAGGAGGAAG CTGAGGGCCATGACCTTGCGCCCGAAGCCCCCCTCTGTGATGGAGGCCGTGTCCAGCTGGTGCAATGACATCGTCAGCTCGGCCCAGAGCTTCATCTCCTCCACCTGGACCTTCTACCTGCAGGCCGACGACGGCAAGGTTGTGGTTTTCCAG AGCCAGCCAGAGATGGAGTACTCCATGCCTGAGCTGCAGGCTCCTCGATCCAGCGTGGCTGACAAACCCTGGCCTCAGGTCCACTCCCACACCCAGAGACCTCATG GCGTTAAGGGGCGAGGAGAAAAAGGAGCAGGCAAGTCCGCGATCAAAGGGAAGCATCCCATCCAGCATGCAGATGACGCTGCAGCTGACCACGACTTCCTGGGCTGCATGTCAAG ACGCTCAGGTCTTCCGCGGTGGATTTTAGCTGCTTgtctctccctgtccatcatggTCATGTTGTGGCTGAGCTGCGCCAGCCTCGTCACCGCACCAGAGCAGCACATCAAGACGCAG CTGAGCATCAATGGAGATAAGGAGTTCATGGAACATGTGCACAAGGTCAACCCTTTCCATCTGAGCTCCATGATCGCCGTCAGTGTGAAGCAGTCGGAGGAGACCCAGGAGGCAGGACCACTTCCGGTCAAAGTTGATCTCAACAAAACCTGCATTTAG
- the LOC102236220 gene encoding cytokine receptor-like factor 1: protein MIFFVFLLLLAPDILLSSTHVAVISPQDPVLRIGSGLTASCTLSPELGLHASSLYWTLNGVHLSSSTYSAVSSDILSIELRSLNGSQQKSGDNLMCHGADGRILAGSCLHVGMPPEKPVNLTCWSHNAKDLSCRWSVGGQGETHIPTKYTLKYKLRWHGRENECENYSSEKKGYACRILEKIALFTPYEIWVEATNQLGSAASDIISLDVLDVVTTDPPADVRLSRIGSLDDQLMVRWASPPELKDFLFQAKYQIRYRMEDGADWKAVDNIGNLTSCRLAGLRPGTVYFVQVRCNPVGIFGSRKPGIWSDWSHPAAASTPSGELLQRGSCDPKAGEQNSALRRELKQFFGWVRKHAPGCGSMSIKLYDQWRVWLQKTRKTRNQVPRSNNS from the exons ATGATTTTCTTCgtgtttctgctgctcctcGCTCCAGACATACTGCTCTCCTCAACAC ATGTCGCCGTGATCTCCCCTCAGGATCCCGTCCTGAGAATTGGCTCTGGTTTGACGGCCTCCTGCACGCTCAGCCCAGAGCTGGGTCTCCACGCCAGCTCCTTGTATTGGACTCTGAACGGAGTCCACCTGTCCAGCAGCACCTATAGCGCCGTGTCCTCCGACATCCTGAGCATCGAGCTCCGCAGCCTGAACGGCTCCCAGCAGAAGTCTGGAGACAACCTGATGTGTCACGGAGCAGACGGACGGATCCTCGCTGGTTCTTGTCTCCATGTGGGAA TGCCTCCAGAGAAGCCAGTAAATTTAACATGCTGGTCCCACAATGCAAAGGATTTGAGCTGCAGGTGGAGCGTCGGTGGGCAAGGAGAGACACACATCCCAACCAAATACACCCTGAAGTACAAACTGAG GTGGCATGGGAGAGAAAACGAGTGTGAAAATTACAGCTCAGAGAAGAAGGGTTACGCTTGTCGCATCTTGGAAAAAATCGCTCTCTTCACGCCGTATGAGATCTGGGTGGAGGCCACCAATCAGCTGGGCTCAGCTGCCTCCGACATCATCTCGCTCGACGTCCTGGATGTAG TGACAACAGACCCTCCTGCTGACGTGCGACTGAGTCGCATCGGCAGCCTCGACGACCAGCTGATGGTCCGCTGGGCCAGTCCGCCCGAGCTCAAGGACTTCCTGTTTCAGGCCAAATATCAGATCCGCTACAGAATGGAGGACGGCGCTGACTGGAAG GCGGTGGATAACATTGGGAACCTGACGTCATGCCGGCTGGCGGGCCTCAGGCCTGGGACCGTCTACTTTGTCCAGGTGAGGTGCAACCCGGTGGGGATCTTTGGCTCCAGGAAACCTGGAATCTGGAGTGACTGGAGCCACCCGGCCGCAGCCTCCACACCCAGCGGAG AGCTGCTACAAAGAGGCTCCTGTGATCCTAAAGCCGGTGAGCAGAACTCCGCCCTGCGGCGGGAACTCAAGCAGTTCTTCGGCTGGGTCCGCAAGCACGCCCCGGGCTGCGGCAGCATGTCGATCAAACTGTACGATCAGTGGAGGGTGTGGCTGCAGAAAACCCGCAAAACACGCAACCAG gtTCCACGAAGCAATAATTCATAG